One window from the genome of Saimiri boliviensis isolate mSaiBol1 chromosome 2, mSaiBol1.pri, whole genome shotgun sequence encodes:
- the TIPIN gene encoding TIMELESS-interacting protein isoform X4, whose translation MEHWAHRLFPKLQFEDFIERVEYLGSKKEVQTCLKRIRLDLPILHEDFVSNNGEVMENNEHDVTASELDPFLTNSSESEMFASESSKSLTEEQQQRIERNKQLALERRQAKLLSNSQSLGNDTLMNIPRAQTVEELNTDEDQKEESNGLKEDIVDNSCNHTNTLNAEEELKLGETLLDQS comes from the exons ATGGAGCACTGGGCACATAGACTATTCCCTAAACTGCAGTTTGAGGATTTTATTGAGAGAGTTGAATACCTGGGAAGTAAAAAGGAAGTTCAG acatgTTTAAAACGAATTCGACTTGATCTTCCTATTTTACATGAAGATTTTGTTAGTAATAATG GTGAAGTTATGGAAAATAATGAACATGATGTAACTGCTAGTGAATTAGATCCCTTTTTGACAAACTCATCTGAAAGTGAGATGTTTGCTTCTGAATCAAGTAAAAGCCTAACAGAAGAGCAGCAACAAAGAATTGAGAGAAATAAACAGCTGGCCTTGGAAAGAAGGCAGGCAAAGCTGCTGAGTAATAGTCAGTCCCTaggaaatg ATACATTAATGAACATACCCAGGGCACAGACAGTTGAAGAGCTTAATACGGATGAGGATCAAAAGGAGGAGTCAAATGGATTAAAAGAAGACATTGTAGACAATTCATGTAATCATACTAATACTTTAAATGCAGAGGAGGAATTAAAATTAGGGGAAACACTCCTGGACCAATCTTAA